The following are encoded together in the Synchiropus splendidus isolate RoL2022-P1 chromosome 7, RoL_Sspl_1.0, whole genome shotgun sequence genome:
- the nos1 gene encoding nitric oxide synthase, brain, producing MQESEPTVCQLQPNIISVRLFKRKVGGLGFLVKQRVSKPPVIVSDLIRGGAAEECGLVQVGDIVLAVNNKPLVDLSYERALETLKNVSPESHAVLILRGPEGFTTHLETTLTGDGRQRTVRVTRPTYPGSKSFDHSSPVSPFSPGQQILKEPQLRAIENLSPSSITHSILQRGAIQGQDPLLMRDEGSRFYNGLEENNELLKEIEPVLRLIKNSKREINGEGQRNAGRRDAEIQVAWDLGMGNGTLPQLAPDNDRMLENMPVVLHSIDSDEMADGRTSPTKTLQNGSPSKCPRFIKIKNWESGTVYSDTLHHSSSKVPICSENVCSGSIMMPSQSVRKPDEVRTKEELLPLATDFIDQYYTSIKRYGSKAHVDRLDEVTKEIEASGTYQLKDTELIYGAKHAWRNAARCVGRIQWSKLQVFDARDCTTAHGMYNYICNHIKYATNKGNLRSAITIFPARTDGKHDFRVWNSQLIRYAGYKQPDGEILGDPANVELTEICMQLGWKAPKGRFDVLPLLLQANGNDPELFEIPEDLVLEVPITHPKFEWFKDLDLKWYALPAVSNMLLEIGGLEFTGCPFSGWYMGTEIGVRDFCDSARYNILEEVANMMSLDTRKTSSLWKDQALVEINIAVLHSFQTCKVTIVDHHSATESFMKHMENEYRVRGGCPGDWVWIVPPMSGSITPVFHQEMLNYRLTPSFEYQPDPWNTHVWKGVNGTPTKKRAIGFKKLAKAVKFSAKLMGQAMAKRVKATILFATETGKSQDYAKTLCEIFKHAFDARVMSMDEYDVVDLEHETLVLVVTSTFGNGDPPENGEKFGGALMEMRHPTSNTEDRKSYKVRFNSVSSYSDTRKSSSDEPESKVNFESTGPLANVRFSVFGLGSRAYPHFCAFAHAIDTLFEELGGERILRMGEGDELCGQEESFRTWAKKVFKAACDVFCVGDDVNIEKANDSLISNDRSWKKSKFRLTYTAEAPALTEALYSVHKKKVYAAKMLESQNLQSPKSNRSTIFVRLHANNHDSLKYKPGDHLGIFPGNHEDLVTALIDKLEDAPPVNQIIKVEFLEERNTALGVISNWTSESRIPPCTIYQAFQYFLDITTPPTPVLLQQFAALATSDKQKKKLELLSKGLQEYEEWKWYNNPTLVEVLEEFPSIQMPSTLLLTQLPLLQPRYYSISSSPDLHPGEIHLTVAVVSYRARDGGGPIHHGVCSSWLNRIEKGEMVPCFVRGAPSFHLPKDHQAPCILVGPGTGIAPFRSFWQQRQFDREDKGIASWPMILVFGCRQSEMDHIYKEETIQAKNKQVFKELYTAYSREPGKPKKYVQDVLREQLSETVYQCLREEGGHIYVCGDVTMAGDVMKTVQQIIKQRGNMSLEDAGFFISKLRDENRYHEDIFGVTLRTYEVTNRLRSESIAYIEESKKDSDEVFCS from the exons ATGCAGGAGTCGGAGCCCACCGTGTGTCAGCTGCAACCCAACATCATCTCAGTGCGTCTTTTCAAGAGGAAGGTGGGAGGCCTGGGCTTCCTGGTGAAGCAGAGGGTCTCCAAACCTCCGGTCATAGTTTCGGACCTGATCCGGGGTGGCGCGGCTGAAGAATGTGGTCTGGTCCAGGTGGGCGACATTGTCCTGGCGGTCAACAACAAGCCCCTGGTGGACCTTTCCTATGAGCGCGCGCTCGAGACTCTCAAGAACGTGTCGCCCGAGAGCCATGCTGTTCTGATTCTCCGCGGACCGGAGGGGTTCACCACCCACTTGGAGACCACACTGACTGGGGATGGGCGCCAGCGTACGGTCCGGGTCACACGGCCCACGTATCCAGGCTCCAAATCCTTCGACCACTCTTCCCCGGTCAGTCCCTTCAGCCCTGGGCAGCAGATCCTCAAGGAGCCGCAGCTCCGTGCCATCGAGAACCTTTCCCCTTCCTCCATCACTCACAGCATCCTGCAGAGAGGGGCCATCCAGGGCCAGGACCCCCTGCTGATGAGGGACGAGGGCTCTCGTTTCTACAACGGTCTGGAGGAGAACAACGAGCTGCTGAAGGAGATCGAACCGGTGCTGCGGCTCATCAAGAACAGCAAGAGGGAGATCAATGGAGAAGGCCAGCGGAACGCCGGCAGGAGGGACGCCGAGATCCAAGTGGCCTG GGACCTCGGCATGGGAAACGGCACGCTGCCTCAGCTGGCGCCAGATAACGACAGAATGCTGGAAAACATGCCGGTGGTGCTGCACAGCATCGACTCAGACGAG ATGGCTGACGGCAGGACTTCGCCCACCAAGACGCTGCAGAACGGAAGTCCGTCCAAATGTCCTCGCTTCATCAAGATCAAGAACTGGGAGTCCGGGACCGTCTACAGTGACACGCTGCACCACAGCTCCAGCAAG GTTCCGATCTGCTCGGAGAACGTTTGCTCCGGCTCCATCATGATGCCCAGCCAGAGCGTCCGGAAGCCCGATGAAGTGCGGACCAAAGAGGAGCTTTTGCCACTAGCCACTGACTTCATCGACCAGTATTACACCTCCATCAAGAG GTACGGATCCAAGGCCCACGTTGACCGACTGGACGAGGTCACCAAGGAGATCGAGGCATCAGGAACGTACCAGCTGAAGGACACAGAGCTGATTTACGGTGCCAAACACGCCTGGAGGAACGCGGCCCGCTGCGTCGGGAGGATCCAGTGGTCCAAGCTTCAG GTCTTTGACGCCAGAGACTGCACGACGGCTCACGGAATGTACAACTACATCTGCAACCACATCAAGTACGCCACCAACAAAGGAAACTTGAG GTCTGCCATCACCATATTCCCGGCGAGAACAGACGGCAAACACGACTTCCGAGTTTGGAACAGTCAGCTGATCCGATACGCCGGCTACAAGCAACCGGACGGAGAGATCCTGGGCGACCCGGCTAACGTGGAGCTTACTGAG ATCTGCATGCAGCTGGGCTGGAAGGCCCCCAAGGGCCGCTTCGACgtgctgccactgctgctgcaggccAACGGAAATGACCCCGAGCTGTTCGAGATCCCAGAAGACCTTGTCTTGGAGGTGCCCATCACACACCCCAA GTTCGAGTGGTTCAAGGACCTGGACCTGAAGTGGTACGCGCTCCCCGCCGTGTCCAACATGTTGCTGGAGATCGGAGGTCTGGAGTTCACCGGCTGCCCCTTCAGTGGCTGGTACATGGGCACAGAGATCGGGGTGCGGGACTTCTGCGACAGCGCACGCTACAACATCCTGGAG GAGGTGGCCAACATGATGTCTCTGGACACCAGAAAGACGTCGTCGCTGTGGAAAGACCAGGCGCTGGTGGAGATCAACATCGCCGTCCTACACAGCTTCCAG ACCTGCAAGGTGACCATCGTGGACCACCATTCCGCCACGGAGTCCTTCATGAAGCACATGGAAAACGAGTACAGAGTGCGGGGGGGTTGTCCGGGCGACTGGGTGTGGATCGTGCCGCCCATGTCCGGCAGCATCACGCCGGTGTTCCACCAGGAAATGCTCAACTACAGACTTACGCCCTCCTTCGAGTATCAG CCGGATCCTTGGAACACTCACGTGTGGAAGGGAGTCAATGGAACGCCCACAAAGAAAAGAGCCATCGGATTCAAGAAGCTGGCCAA GGCAGTGAAGTTCTCCGCCAAGCTGATGGGCCAGGCCATGGCCAAGCGAGTCAAAGCCACCATCCTCTTTGCCACGGAGACGGGCAAATCCCAAGATTACGCCAAGACCCTGTGTGAAATCTTCAAGCACGCCTTCGACGCGCGG GTCATGTCCATGGACGAGTACGATGTGGTGGACCTGGAGCACGAGACCTTGGTGTTAGTGGTGACCAGTACCTTCGGAAATGGAGATCCGCCTGAAAACGGAGAG AAGTTTGGAGGCGCCCTGATGGAGATGCGCCACCCGACGTCCAACACGGAGGACAGGAA GAGTTACAAAGTTCGCTTCAACAGCGTGTCGTCGTACTCCGACACTCGCAAGTCGTCCAGTGACGAGCCGGAGTCGAAGGTCAACTTTGAGAGCACGGGGCCGCTTGCTAACGTGAG gttctCGGTGTTCGGCCTGGGCTCCAGGGCCTATCCGCACTTCTGCGCCTTCGCCCACGCCATCGACACGCTGTTCGAGGAGCTGGGAGGGGAGCGCATCCTCCGCATGGGAGAGGGGGACGAGCTGTGCGGCCAGGAGGAGTCCTTCAGGACCTGGGCCAAGAAGGTCTTCAAG GCGGCGTGCGACGTCTTCTGCGTCGGCGACGATGTCAACATCGAAAAGGCCAACGACTCGCTGATCAGCAACGACCGCAGCTGGAAGAAGAGCAAGTTCCGCCTGACGTACACGGCCGAGGCACCGGCGCTGACCGAAG CTCTCTACAGCGTCCACAAGAAGAAGGTCTACGCAGCCAAAATGCTGGAGTCTCAGAACTTACAAAGCCCCAAGTCCAA TCGCTCCACCATTTTCGTGCGGCTCCACGCCAACAACCACGACAGCCTCAAGTACAAGCCTGGAGACCATCTGGGCATCTTCCCTGGCAACCACGAGGACCTGGTGACGGCGCTCATCGACAAGCTGGAGGACGCACCCCCTGTCAATCAGATCATCAAGGTGGAGTTCCTGGAGGAGAGGAACACAGCGCTCG GTGTCATCAGCAACTGGACCAGCGAGAGCCGCATCCCCCCCTGCACCATCTACCAGGCCTTCCAGTACTTCCTGGACATTACCACGCCGCCGACCCCAGTGCTGCTACAACAGTTCGCTGCTCTGGCAACCAGCgacaagcagaagaagaagctggagctgCTCAGCAAG GGCCTTCAGGAGTACGAGGAGTGGAAGTGGTACAACAACCCCACTCTGGTGGAGGTGCTGGAGGAGTTTCCCTCCATCCAGATGCCCTCCACGCTGCTGCTGACCCAGCTGCCCCTCCTGCAGCCTCGCTACTACTCAATCAGCTCCTCGCCGGACCTGCACCCGGGAGAGATCCACCTCACCGTGGCGGTCGTCTCCTACCGAGCCAGAG ATGGAGGGGGACCCATCCACCATGGAGTGTGTTCATCCTGGCTCAACAGGATAGAGAAGGGCGAGATGGTGCCTTGCTTCGTTCGAGG AGCGCCTTCCTTCCATCTGCCGAAAGACCACCAAGCGCCGTGCATCCTGGTGGGTCCTGGGACAGGCATTGCACCGTTCCGGAGTTTCTGGCAGCAGAGACAGTTTGATCGCGAAGACAAAG GCATCGCGTCGTGGCCCATGATCCTGGTGTTTGGTTGTCGGCAGTCCGAGATGGACCACATCTACAAGGAGGAGACCATCCAAGCCAAGAACAAGCAAGTCTTCAAGGAGCTGTACACGGCCTACTCCAGAGAACCTGGCAAACCAAAG AAATATGTGCAGGATGTACTCCGGGAGCAGCTGTCCGAGACGGTGTACCAGTGCCTGAGGGAGGAGGGCGGACACATCTATGTGTGCGGGGACGTCACCATGGCCGGAGACGTCATGAAGACCGTCCAGCAAATCATCAAGCAGCGAGGCAACATGAGCCTGGAGGACGCCGGCTTCTTCATCAGCAAGCTCCGG GACGAGAACCGCTACCACGAGGACATCTTTGGCGTCACGCTGCGCACGTACGAGGTCACCAACCGGCTGCGCTCCGAGTCCATCGCCTACATCGAGGAGAGCAAAAAAGACTCTGATGA